One genomic window of Candidatus Didemnitutus sp. includes the following:
- a CDS encoding DUF932 domain-containing protein has translation MNSIESVPVAPARVFKALSSDDLRRCAPSIFAEHARPGVSSRYTFVSTQQVVALLGAEGWEPVKASEQRVRLEDRIGFQMHEIRFARRIDLEAGAFQVGNTRPEMILQNAHDGSRAYRIDAGLYRLV, from the coding sequence ATGAACTCGATTGAATCCGTTCCCGTTGCTCCCGCTCGCGTCTTTAAGGCGCTTTCGTCCGATGATCTCCGCCGCTGCGCTCCCTCGATCTTTGCCGAGCACGCCCGGCCGGGGGTGTCGTCCCGCTACACGTTCGTTTCCACCCAGCAGGTCGTTGCCCTGCTAGGTGCCGAGGGTTGGGAACCGGTGAAGGCGTCCGAGCAGCGGGTCAGGTTGGAGGACCGCATCGGTTTTCAGATGCACGAAATCCGCTTTGCCCGGCGGATTGACCTAGAGGCCGGGGCCTTTCAGGTCGGCAACACCCGCCCGGAAATGATCCTGCAGAACGCGCACGACGGCAGCCGGGCATACCGCATCGACGCGGGCCTGTATCGGTTGGTG